The Sesamum indicum cultivar Zhongzhi No. 13 linkage group LG6, S_indicum_v1.0, whole genome shotgun sequence genome has a segment encoding these proteins:
- the LOC105165247 gene encoding sodium/hydrogen exchanger 2 has product MGGSVGRVLMMLGIFTSDPDKVSVDSITLFVTLLCACIVIGHLLEENRWMNESISALFIGLGTGVVILLATKGASSRILEFDEELFFIYLLPPIIFNAGFQVKKKQFFRNFMTIMLFGAVGTGISFFIISFGAKEFFETFDMGYFELRDFLAIGAIFSATDSVCTLQVLNQDETPLLYSLVFGEGVVNDATSVVLFNAIQKFDLSDVNSRVVLKFIGNFFSLFITSTLLGVSMGLLSAYIIKKLYFGRHSTDREVALMILMAYLSYIMAELFDLSGILTVFLCGIVMSHYTWYNVTERSRITTKHAFATLSFISETFIFLYVGMDALDIEKWKLVSSSLGKSVGASALLLALVLVGRAAFIFPLSILSNFFKKAQSDKLTFKQQVTVWWAGLMRGAVSMALAYNQFAKSGHTKQPGNATMITCTITVVLSSTVVFGLLTKHLVRLLLLPSDHNRAMVSSEPSSPNSTTLPLLGYGQESEDVEMGRTVPRPPSLLMLLSTPTHTVHYYWRKFDNAFMRPVFGGRGFAEFVLGSPKEGSIH; this is encoded by the exons ATGGGCGGTAGTGTAGGTCGTGTGTTGATGATGTTAGGGATTTTCACCTCTGATCCTGATAAGGTTTCCGTTGATTCCATAACGCTGTTTGTTACGCTCCTTTGtgcttgcattgtgattggtCATCTTCTGGAAGAAAATAGATGGATGAACGAGTCTATTAGTGCTCTTTTTATC GGTTTGGGTACTGGAGTTGTTATATTACTGGCTACTAAAGGAGCAAGCTCAAGGATCTTGGAGTTCGATGAAGAGCTGTTTTTCATATATCTCTTACCACCTATTATATTCAATGCAGG GTTCCAGGTGAAAAAGAAGCAATTTTTCAGGAACTTCATGACTATTATGTTGTTTGGTGCTGTTGGGACAGGGATATCCTTCTTCATCATATCATTTG GTGCAAAAGAGTTTTTCGAGACATTTGATATGGGCTATTTCGAGCTCCGGGATTTTCTTG CTATTGGAGCCATCTTTTCAGCTACAGATTCTGTGTGCACATTGCAG GTTCTTAATCAGGACGAGACGCCTTTACTCTACAGTCTTGTTTTTGGGGAAGGCGTGGTGAATGATGCCACATCTGTGGTGCTTTTTAATGCAATTCAGAAGTTTGACCTCTCAGATGTTAACTCCAGAGTTGtcttaaaattcattggcaatttcttttctttatttataacCAGCACTTTGCTGGGTGTTTCG ATGGGATTGCTTAGTGcctatattattaaaaagttgTACTTTGGAAG GCATTCAACTGATCGGGAGGTTGCTTTAATGATTCTTATGGCTTACCTTTCTTATATAATGGCCGAG CTCTTTGACTTGAGTGGAATTCTTACGGTGTTCCTTTGTGGAATTGTCATGTCACACTATACCTGGTATAATGTGACTGAGCGTTCTAGAATTACTACCAA GCATGCTTTTGCAACTTTGTCATTCATTTCAGAGACATTTATCTTCCTTTATGTTGGTATGGATGCATTAGACATTGAAAAATGGAAATTGGTGAGCAGCAG CCTTGGAAAATCTGTTGGAGCAAGTGCCCTGCTTCTTGCCCTAGTTTTGGTTGGGAGAGCAGCATTTATTTTCCCACTATCCATTTTATCCAACTTTTTTAAGAAGGCACAGAGTGACAAACTCACCTTCAAGCAGCag GTTACAGTTTGGTGGGCTGGTCTGATGCGAGGTGCCGTTTCCATGGCGCTGGCTTATAATCag TTTGCCAAATCAGGCCATACTAAGCAGCCAGGGAATGCAACAATGATTACCTGCACCATTACTGTAGTCCTTTCCAGCACAGTG gTGTTTGGATTGTTGACGAAGCATCTTGTAAGGCTTCTGCTCCTTCCATCAGACCACAACAGAGCTATGGTTTCATCTGAACCTTCTAGTCCAAACTCAACGACTCTTCCCCTTCTAGGCTATGGCCAAGAATCAGAAGACGTTGAAATGGGCAGAACTGTTCCACGTCCACCGAGTTTACTTATGCTTCTAAGCACACCAACCCACACAGTCCACTATTACTGGAGAAAGTTTGACAATGCATTTATGCGTCCTGTGTTTGGTGGGCGGGGATTTGCAGAGTTCGTTCTGGGCTCACCAAAAGAAGGGAGCATCCACTAA
- the LOC105165249 gene encoding classical arabinogalactan protein 26-like translates to MAYSITPFLIVLLSIFMAISSSLANLPASTISAAPALLPDPISPSSPPPALSPDITPLFPSPAGSELSPTESSVPIIPSSPSPPNPDVVAAPGPDMAFPPSGLLPDSSSLRLNLPGFLIPMLVSCLVAFGLM, encoded by the coding sequence ATGGCATACTCTATAACCCCATTCTTGATTGTTCTTTTATCCATCTTTATGGCAATTTCATCATCACTAGCCAACCTGCCAGCTTCTACTATTTCTGCTGCACCTGCATTGCTACCTGATCCTATTTCTCCTTCATCTCCACCACCAGCACTCTCTCCAGATATTACTCCTCTATTTCCTTCACCTGCTGGCTCTGAGCTTTCTCCAACTGAATCATCAGTTCCCATCATACCCTCAAGTCCTAGCCCACCTAACCCTGATGTAGTGGCAGCTCCAGGCCCTGATATGGCATTTCCGCCATCTGGGCTGTTACCGGATTCTTCTTCACTCAGGTTGAATCTGCCAGGTTTCTTGATTCCAATGTTGGTTTCTTGTTTGGTGGCATTTGGTTTAATGTAG
- the LOC105165250 gene encoding protease Do-like 2, chloroplastic isoform X3, with translation MSVAAANSWFSALVSPGCATSSHSLSSNRLFCASRRPYLLSASKSSKDVNQNPVKGKPKKSLSKSAEKEAVLQKFPSISRDGSSLSNADGRSTWNKTGRSQLTSYKSSGLQRKANKGLLVDSTKQQRQKQRQYTSTGSAFMIGQGKLLTNAHCVEHDTHVKVKRRGDDTKYVAKVLARGVECDIALLSVESKEFWEGAEPLQLGHLPNLQDAVTVVGYPLGGETISVSKGVVSRIEVTSYAHGSSELLGIQIDAAINPGNSGGPAFNDQGECIGVAFQVYRSDDVENIGYVIPTTVVSHFLEDYERNGKYTGFPCLGVLLQKLENPALRTCLKVPTNEGVLVRKVEPTSHATSALKEGDVIVSFDNVRVGCEGMVPFRSTERIAFRYLISQKFTGGVANIGIIRGGQFMEVQVVLNPRVHLVPYHIEGGQPSYLIVAGLVFTPLSEPLIEEECEDSIGLKLLAKARYSMAKFKGEQIVILSQVLANEENIGYEDMSNEQVLKLNGTWIRNIHHLAHLVDSCKDKYLVFEFDDNFLVVLERESALAASTSILKGYGIRSERSSDLLEPYVNSILQNEGAMDQHQFGDSPVSNSEFGYDGLLWA, from the exons ATGTCAGTCGCAGCCGCAAACAGCTGGTTCTCCGCCCTCGTTTCCCCCGGTTGCGCCACTTCCAGTCACTCTCTATCATCCAATCGCCTCTTCTGCGCATCACGAAGACCTTATCTATTAAGTGCTTCAAAATCCAGTAAGGATGTGAATCAAAATCCGGTTAAAGGAAAACCGAAGAAATCGCTGAGTAAATCCGCAGAG AAAGAAGCAGTTCTACAGAAGTTTCCATCAATATCAAGAGACGGGAGTTCTTTATCAAATGCAGATGGAAGAAGTACATGGAACAAAACTGGACGATCCCAGTTGACATCATACAAGTCATCTGGCTTACAAAGGAAAGCGAATAAAGGACTTCTGGTTGACTCGACAAAACAGCAG AGACAG AAGCAAAGACAGTATACAAGTACTGGAAG TGCCTTTATGATTGGCCAGGGGAAGCTTTTGACAAATGCACACTGTGTTGAACACGATACACAT GTCAAAGTGAAGAGAAGAGGGGATGATACGAAATATGTTGCCAAG GTTCTAGCGAGAGGCGTAGAATGTGACATAGCTCTGCTTTCTGTTGAAAGCAAGGAATTCTGGGAAGGAGCCGAGCCTCTTCAACTTGGACACTTGCCTAACTTGCAG GATGCAGTGACTGTTGTGGGATATCCACTTGGAGGAGAAACCATATCTGTGTCTAAGGGTGTGGTATCAAGAATTGAG GTGACATCATATGCTCATGGATCTTCGGAGTTGCTTGGTATTCAAATCGATGCTGCAATAAATCCTG GTAATAGTGGTGGTCCTGCATTTAATGACCAAGGAGAGTGCATTGGAGTGGCATTTCAG GTATACAGATCTGATGATGTTGAGAATATTGGCTATGTAATTCCAACAACAGTTGTGtctcattttcttgaagaCTATGAGAGAAATGGGAAATACACTG GTTTCCCTTGTCTTGGAGTGCTGTTGCAGAAATTGGAGAATCCAGCTCTGAGGACTTGCTTAAAAGTGCCAACTAATGAG GGTGTACTTGTGAGGAAAGTTGAGCCAACTTCCCATGCCACTAGTGCGTTGAAGGAG GGGGATGTCATTGTAAGCTTTGACAATGTTCGTGTTGGGTGTGAAGGGATGGTACCTTTTCGATCAACAGAGCGGATTGCATTTCGCTATCTTATCAGTCAAAA ATTTACTGGTGGCGTAGCAAACATTGGCATAATTAGGGGAGGGCAATTTATGGAAGTTCAAGTTGTTTTGAATCCGCGAGTACATTTG GTTCCTTATCATATTGAAGGTGGTCAGCCATCATACTTAATAGTTGCTGGTTTGGTGTTTACCCCTCTTTCAGAACCTCTGATAGA GGAAGAATGTGAAGATAGCATCGGg TTGAAATTGTTGGCCAAAGCTCGGTACTCTATGGCAAAGTTCAAAGGGGAACAGATTGTGATCCTATCACAG GTATTAGCAAATGAAGAAAACATTGGATATGAAGATATGAGCAATGAGCAG GTCTTGAAGTTAAATGGCACTTGGATTAGAAATATTCACCACCTGGCTCATCTGGTTGATT CTTGCAAGGACAAATACTTGGTGTTTGAGTTCGATGACAACTTTTTGGTTGTATTGGAGAGGGAATCAGCATTGGCTGCATCAACCAGCATACTCAAAGGCTATGGAATTAGATCTGAAAGATCTTCTGATCTTTTGGAGCCATACGTCAACTCTATATTACAGAATGAAGGAGCTATGGATCAGCATCAATTTGGTGATAGTCCTGTTTCAAATTCGGAGTTTGGATATGATGGGCTTCTTTGGGCATAA
- the LOC105165250 gene encoding protease Do-like 2, chloroplastic isoform X2 codes for MSVAAANSWFSALVSPGCATSSHSLSSNRLFCASRRPYLLSASKSSKDVNQNPVKGKPKKSLSKSAEKEAVLQKFPSISRDGSSLSNADGRSTWNKTGRSQLTSYKSSGLQRKANKGLLVDSTKQQVETGNLQDAAFLNAVVKVYCTHTAPDYSLPWQKQRQYTSTGSAFMIGQGKLLTNAHCVEHDTHVKVKRRGDDTKYVAKVLARGVECDIALLSVESKEFWEGAEPLQLGHLPNLQDAVTVVGYPLGGETISVSKGVVSRIEVTSYAHGSSELLGIQIDAAINPVVVLHLMTKESALEWHFRSDDVENIGYVIPTTVVSHFLEDYERNGKYTGFPCLGVLLQKLENPALRTCLKVPTNEGVLVRKVEPTSHATSALKEGDVIVSFDNVRVGCEGMVPFRSTERIAFRYLISQKFTGGVANIGIIRGGQFMEVQVVLNPRVHLVPYHIEGGQPSYLIVAGLVFTPLSEPLIEEECEDSIGLKLLAKARYSMAKFKGEQIVILSQVLANEENIGYEDMSNEQVLKLNGTWIRNIHHLAHLVDSCKDKYLVFEFDDNFLVVLERESALAASTSILKGYGIRSERSSDLLEPYVNSILQNEGAMDQHQFGDSPVSNSEFGYDGLLWA; via the exons ATGTCAGTCGCAGCCGCAAACAGCTGGTTCTCCGCCCTCGTTTCCCCCGGTTGCGCCACTTCCAGTCACTCTCTATCATCCAATCGCCTCTTCTGCGCATCACGAAGACCTTATCTATTAAGTGCTTCAAAATCCAGTAAGGATGTGAATCAAAATCCGGTTAAAGGAAAACCGAAGAAATCGCTGAGTAAATCCGCAGAG AAAGAAGCAGTTCTACAGAAGTTTCCATCAATATCAAGAGACGGGAGTTCTTTATCAAATGCAGATGGAAGAAGTACATGGAACAAAACTGGACGATCCCAGTTGACATCATACAAGTCATCTGGCTTACAAAGGAAAGCGAATAAAGGACTTCTGGTTGACTCGACAAAACAGCAG GTAGAGACAGGTAATCTCCAAGATGCTGCTTTCCTTAATGCTGTTGTAAAG GTTTACTGTACTCACACTGCGCCAGATTATTCCCTTCCTTGGCAGAAGCAAAGACAGTATACAAGTACTGGAAG TGCCTTTATGATTGGCCAGGGGAAGCTTTTGACAAATGCACACTGTGTTGAACACGATACACAT GTCAAAGTGAAGAGAAGAGGGGATGATACGAAATATGTTGCCAAG GTTCTAGCGAGAGGCGTAGAATGTGACATAGCTCTGCTTTCTGTTGAAAGCAAGGAATTCTGGGAAGGAGCCGAGCCTCTTCAACTTGGACACTTGCCTAACTTGCAG GATGCAGTGACTGTTGTGGGATATCCACTTGGAGGAGAAACCATATCTGTGTCTAAGGGTGTGGTATCAAGAATTGAG GTGACATCATATGCTCATGGATCTTCGGAGTTGCTTGGTATTCAAATCGATGCTGCAATAAATCCTG TGGTGGTCCTGCATTTAATGACCAAGGAGAGTGCATTGGAGTGGCATTTCAG ATCTGATGATGTTGAGAATATTGGCTATGTAATTCCAACAACAGTTGTGtctcattttcttgaagaCTATGAGAGAAATGGGAAATACACTG GTTTCCCTTGTCTTGGAGTGCTGTTGCAGAAATTGGAGAATCCAGCTCTGAGGACTTGCTTAAAAGTGCCAACTAATGAG GGTGTACTTGTGAGGAAAGTTGAGCCAACTTCCCATGCCACTAGTGCGTTGAAGGAG GGGGATGTCATTGTAAGCTTTGACAATGTTCGTGTTGGGTGTGAAGGGATGGTACCTTTTCGATCAACAGAGCGGATTGCATTTCGCTATCTTATCAGTCAAAA ATTTACTGGTGGCGTAGCAAACATTGGCATAATTAGGGGAGGGCAATTTATGGAAGTTCAAGTTGTTTTGAATCCGCGAGTACATTTG GTTCCTTATCATATTGAAGGTGGTCAGCCATCATACTTAATAGTTGCTGGTTTGGTGTTTACCCCTCTTTCAGAACCTCTGATAGA GGAAGAATGTGAAGATAGCATCGGg TTGAAATTGTTGGCCAAAGCTCGGTACTCTATGGCAAAGTTCAAAGGGGAACAGATTGTGATCCTATCACAG GTATTAGCAAATGAAGAAAACATTGGATATGAAGATATGAGCAATGAGCAG GTCTTGAAGTTAAATGGCACTTGGATTAGAAATATTCACCACCTGGCTCATCTGGTTGATT CTTGCAAGGACAAATACTTGGTGTTTGAGTTCGATGACAACTTTTTGGTTGTATTGGAGAGGGAATCAGCATTGGCTGCATCAACCAGCATACTCAAAGGCTATGGAATTAGATCTGAAAGATCTTCTGATCTTTTGGAGCCATACGTCAACTCTATATTACAGAATGAAGGAGCTATGGATCAGCATCAATTTGGTGATAGTCCTGTTTCAAATTCGGAGTTTGGATATGATGGGCTTCTTTGGGCATAA
- the LOC105165250 gene encoding protease Do-like 2, chloroplastic isoform X1 yields the protein MSVAAANSWFSALVSPGCATSSHSLSSNRLFCASRRPYLLSASKSSKDVNQNPVKGKPKKSLSKSAEKEAVLQKFPSISRDGSSLSNADGRSTWNKTGRSQLTSYKSSGLQRKANKGLLVDSTKQQVETGNLQDAAFLNAVVKVYCTHTAPDYSLPWQKQRQYTSTGSAFMIGQGKLLTNAHCVEHDTHVKVKRRGDDTKYVAKVLARGVECDIALLSVESKEFWEGAEPLQLGHLPNLQDAVTVVGYPLGGETISVSKGVVSRIEVTSYAHGSSELLGIQIDAAINPGNSGGPAFNDQGECIGVAFQVYRSDDVENIGYVIPTTVVSHFLEDYERNGKYTGFPCLGVLLQKLENPALRTCLKVPTNEGVLVRKVEPTSHATSALKEGDVIVSFDNVRVGCEGMVPFRSTERIAFRYLISQKFTGGVANIGIIRGGQFMEVQVVLNPRVHLVPYHIEGGQPSYLIVAGLVFTPLSEPLIEEECEDSIGLKLLAKARYSMAKFKGEQIVILSQVLANEENIGYEDMSNEQVLKLNGTWIRNIHHLAHLVDSCKDKYLVFEFDDNFLVVLERESALAASTSILKGYGIRSERSSDLLEPYVNSILQNEGAMDQHQFGDSPVSNSEFGYDGLLWA from the exons ATGTCAGTCGCAGCCGCAAACAGCTGGTTCTCCGCCCTCGTTTCCCCCGGTTGCGCCACTTCCAGTCACTCTCTATCATCCAATCGCCTCTTCTGCGCATCACGAAGACCTTATCTATTAAGTGCTTCAAAATCCAGTAAGGATGTGAATCAAAATCCGGTTAAAGGAAAACCGAAGAAATCGCTGAGTAAATCCGCAGAG AAAGAAGCAGTTCTACAGAAGTTTCCATCAATATCAAGAGACGGGAGTTCTTTATCAAATGCAGATGGAAGAAGTACATGGAACAAAACTGGACGATCCCAGTTGACATCATACAAGTCATCTGGCTTACAAAGGAAAGCGAATAAAGGACTTCTGGTTGACTCGACAAAACAGCAG GTAGAGACAGGTAATCTCCAAGATGCTGCTTTCCTTAATGCTGTTGTAAAG GTTTACTGTACTCACACTGCGCCAGATTATTCCCTTCCTTGGCAGAAGCAAAGACAGTATACAAGTACTGGAAG TGCCTTTATGATTGGCCAGGGGAAGCTTTTGACAAATGCACACTGTGTTGAACACGATACACAT GTCAAAGTGAAGAGAAGAGGGGATGATACGAAATATGTTGCCAAG GTTCTAGCGAGAGGCGTAGAATGTGACATAGCTCTGCTTTCTGTTGAAAGCAAGGAATTCTGGGAAGGAGCCGAGCCTCTTCAACTTGGACACTTGCCTAACTTGCAG GATGCAGTGACTGTTGTGGGATATCCACTTGGAGGAGAAACCATATCTGTGTCTAAGGGTGTGGTATCAAGAATTGAG GTGACATCATATGCTCATGGATCTTCGGAGTTGCTTGGTATTCAAATCGATGCTGCAATAAATCCTG GTAATAGTGGTGGTCCTGCATTTAATGACCAAGGAGAGTGCATTGGAGTGGCATTTCAG GTATACAGATCTGATGATGTTGAGAATATTGGCTATGTAATTCCAACAACAGTTGTGtctcattttcttgaagaCTATGAGAGAAATGGGAAATACACTG GTTTCCCTTGTCTTGGAGTGCTGTTGCAGAAATTGGAGAATCCAGCTCTGAGGACTTGCTTAAAAGTGCCAACTAATGAG GGTGTACTTGTGAGGAAAGTTGAGCCAACTTCCCATGCCACTAGTGCGTTGAAGGAG GGGGATGTCATTGTAAGCTTTGACAATGTTCGTGTTGGGTGTGAAGGGATGGTACCTTTTCGATCAACAGAGCGGATTGCATTTCGCTATCTTATCAGTCAAAA ATTTACTGGTGGCGTAGCAAACATTGGCATAATTAGGGGAGGGCAATTTATGGAAGTTCAAGTTGTTTTGAATCCGCGAGTACATTTG GTTCCTTATCATATTGAAGGTGGTCAGCCATCATACTTAATAGTTGCTGGTTTGGTGTTTACCCCTCTTTCAGAACCTCTGATAGA GGAAGAATGTGAAGATAGCATCGGg TTGAAATTGTTGGCCAAAGCTCGGTACTCTATGGCAAAGTTCAAAGGGGAACAGATTGTGATCCTATCACAG GTATTAGCAAATGAAGAAAACATTGGATATGAAGATATGAGCAATGAGCAG GTCTTGAAGTTAAATGGCACTTGGATTAGAAATATTCACCACCTGGCTCATCTGGTTGATT CTTGCAAGGACAAATACTTGGTGTTTGAGTTCGATGACAACTTTTTGGTTGTATTGGAGAGGGAATCAGCATTGGCTGCATCAACCAGCATACTCAAAGGCTATGGAATTAGATCTGAAAGATCTTCTGATCTTTTGGAGCCATACGTCAACTCTATATTACAGAATGAAGGAGCTATGGATCAGCATCAATTTGGTGATAGTCCTGTTTCAAATTCGGAGTTTGGATATGATGGGCTTCTTTGGGCATAA